A window of Procambarus clarkii isolate CNS0578487 chromosome 69, FALCON_Pclarkii_2.0, whole genome shotgun sequence contains these coding sequences:
- the LOC138355812 gene encoding proteoglycan 4-like, with the protein MTVGDTGLIFIEGDDFKSDDDQSFLEEEPATYKDPVLTFLEEEPATYKDPTLTFLEEEPATYKDPVLTFLEEEPATYKDPTLTFLEEEPATYKDPTLTFLEEEPATYKDPTLTFLVEEPATYKDPTLTFLEEEPVTYKDPTLTFLEEEPATYKDPTLTFLVEEPATYKDPTLTFLEEEPATYKDPTLTFLEEEPATYKDPTLTFLVEEPATYKDPTLTFLVEEPATYKDPTLTFLVEEPTTYKDPTLTFLVEEPATYKDPTLTFLEEEPATYKDPVLTFLEEEPATYKDPVLTFLEEEPATYKDPVLTFLVEEPATYKDPTLTFLVEEPATYKDPTLTFLVEEPAIYKDPTLTFLVEEPATYKDPTLTFLVEEPATYKDPTLTFLEEEPATYKDPTLTFLEEEPATYKDPTLTFLVEEPATYKDPTLTFLVEEPAIYKDPTLTFLVEEPATYKDPTLTFLVEEPATYKDPTLTFLVEEPATYKDPTLTFLVEEPATYKDPTLTFLVEEPATYKDPTLTFLVEEPATYKDPTLTFLVEEPATYKDPTLTFLEEEPATYKDKILD; encoded by the exons ATGACCGTGGGTGATACAGGACTCATTTTTATCGAAGGTGATGACTTCAAAAGTGATGAC GATCAATCCTTCCTGGAGGAAGAGCCAGCCACATACAAGGATCCAGTACTAACCTTCCTGGAGGAAGAGCCAGCCACATACAAGGATCCAACACTGACCTTCCTGGAGGAAGAGCCAGCCACATACAAGGATCCAGTACTAACCTTCCTGGAGGAAGAGCCAGCCACATACAAGGATCCAACACTAACCTTCCTGGAGGAAGAGCCAGCCACATACAAGGACCCAACACTAACCTTCCTGGAGGAAGAGCCAGCCACGTACAAGGATCCAACACTGACCTTCCTGGTGGAAGAGCCAGCCACATACAAGGATCCAACACTAACCTTCCTGGAGGAAGAGCCAGTCACATACAAGGACCCAACACTGACCTTCCTGGAGGAAGAGCCAGCCACATACAAGGACCCAACACTAACCTTCCTGGTGGAAGAGCCAGCCACATACAAGGACCCAACACTAACCTTCCTGGAGGAAGAGCCAGCCACATACAAGGATCCAACACTGACCTTCCTGGAGGAAGAGCCAGCCACATACAAGGACCCAACACTGACCTTCCTGGTGGAAGAGCCAGCCACATACAAGGATCCAACACTAACCTTCCTGGTGGAAGAGCCAGCCACATACAAGGACCCAACACTGACCTTCCTGGTGGAAGAGCCAACCACATACAAGGATCCAACACTGACCTTCCTGGTGGAAGAGCCAGCCACATACAAGGACCCAACACTAACCTTCCTGGAGGAAGAGCCAGCCACATACAAGGATCCAGTACTAACCTTCCTGGAGGAAGAGCCAGCCACATACAAGGATCCAGTACTAACCTTCCTGGAGGAAGAGCCAGCCACATACAAGGATCCAGTACTAACCTTCCTGGTGGAAGAGCCAGCCACATACAAGGACCCAACACTAACCTTCCTGGTGGAAGAGCCAGCCACATACAAGGACCCAACACTAACCTTCCTGGTGGAAGAGCCAGCCATATACAAGGACCCAACACTAACCTTCCTGGTGGAAGAGCCAGCCACATACAAGGACCCAACACTAACCTTCCTGGTGGAAGAGCCAGCCACATACAAGGACCCAACACTAACCTTCCTGGAGGAAGAGCCAGCCACATACAAGGATCCAACACTGACCTTCCTGGAGGAAGAGCCAGCCACATACAAGGACCCAACACTAACCTTCCTGGTGGAAGAGCCAGCCACATACAAGGACCCAACACTAACCTTCCTGGTGGAAGAGCCAGCCATATACAAGGACCCAACACTAACCTTCCTGGTGGAAGAGCCAGCCACATACAAGGACCCAACACTAACCTTCCTGGTGGAAGAGCCAGCCACATACAAGGACCCAACACTAACCTTCCTGGTGGAAGAGCCAGCCACATACAAGGACCCAACACTAACCTTCCTGGTGGAAGAGCCAGCCACATACAAGGACCCAACACTAACCTTCCTGGTGGAAGAGCCAGCCACATACAAGGACCCAACACTAACCTTCCTGGTGGAAGAGCCAGCCACATACAAGGACCCAACACTAACCTTCCTGGTGGAAGAGCCAGCCACATACAAGGATCCAACACTAACCTTCCTGGAGGAAGAGCCAGCCACATACAAGGATAAAATTCTGGATTAG